The following coding sequences lie in one Arachis hypogaea cultivar Tifrunner chromosome 4, arahy.Tifrunner.gnm2.J5K5, whole genome shotgun sequence genomic window:
- the LOC112794251 gene encoding uncharacterized protein — protein MTSNEYTYYSVHDVLRSYGLPAGLFPNNVKSYTLDETGFLEVQMHHPCLAQYETRVFFNSVVRTNLSFEQLKVFEGMYQEELFIWLPVKGIIVTDPSSGLIIIDIGLAYKHLSLSDFDNPPSCIYQGILQISGRKELAEYREEKHEFIR, from the exons ATGACATCCAATGAGTACACTTATTACTCAGTACATGACGTTCTCCGTAGCTATGGTCTTCCAGCGGGACTGTTTCCAAACAATGTCAAATCCTATACCTTGGATGAAACTGGCTTTTTAGAGGTCCAAATGCATCACCCTTGTCTCGCTCAATATGAAACAAGAGTGTTTTTCAACAGTGTGGTAAGAACTAACTTGAGTTTTGAACAACTGAAAGTATTTGAAGGCATGTATCAAGAAGAGCTTTTCATTTGGCTACCAGTTAAGGGCATCATAGTTACAGATCCATCATCAGGTCTCATTATCATTGATATTGGTCTTGCCTATAAACACCTCTCTTTGTCTGATTTTGATAACCCTCCATCTTGCATATATCAAG GTATACTTCAAATTAGTGGAAGGAAGGAGCTTGCCGAATACAGAGAAGAGAA GCATGAATTTATTAGATAG